One part of the Arabidopsis thaliana chromosome 4, partial sequence genome encodes these proteins:
- a CDS encoding delay of germination protein (unknown protein; BEST Arabidopsis thaliana protein match is: unknown protein (TAIR:AT4G18690.1); Has 115 Blast hits to 115 proteins in 20 species: Archae - 0; Bacteria - 0; Metazoa - 0; Fungi - 0; Plants - 115; Viruses - 0; Other Eukaryotes - 0 (source: NCBI BLink).) produces MALGETRGGIGGGESMSDLTAEQLFKINELHLKTVEAENKLTKVSASLQEDTADTPIAVAAFYKEVIGQADVVVERALDKHEEDMGGLLVEADKLRMTTLTKIVDILTAVQAADFLLAGKKLHLAMHEWGKSREHRRLEASGGDSGGNVTRE; encoded by the coding sequence ATGGCGTTGGGTGAGACACGTGGTGGAATCGGAGGAGGAGAGTCGATGAGTGATCTTACGGCTGAACAGTTATTCAAGATCAACGAGCTTCATCTAAAAACGGTGGAGGCAGAGAACAAGCTGACTAAGGTATCCGCGAGCTTACAAGAAGACACGGCGGATACGCCTATCGCCGTTGCAGCGTTTTACAAAGAAGTAATCGGACAAGCTGACGTGGTGGTCGAGCGTGCGCTTGATAAGCATGAGGAGGACATGGGTGGTTTATTGGTTGAAGCAGATAAGCTGAGGATGACCACGTTGACCAAAATTGTTGACATTTTAACGGCGGTTCAAGCTGCGGATTTTCTTCTTGCCGGGAAAAAACTTCATTTGGCGATGCATGAGTGGGGAAAATCAAGAGAACATCGACGGCTTGAAGCTAGTGGTGGTGATTCCGGTGGAAATGTTACCAGAGAGTAA